The following are encoded in a window of Bradyrhizobium guangdongense genomic DNA:
- a CDS encoding response regulator, whose translation MPRVLVVDDQKDVRAMVSIVLRVNRYDVVEAESGAAGLKAFSEDVFDAAIVDIFLTDTSGMDVIAAIRERAPEFPIVAVSGMTALDFIGEAPGLDGVICLQKPFRPNDLLQALRKAQGAGGELSAAV comes from the coding sequence ATGCCCCGTGTCCTTGTTGTCGATGACCAGAAGGACGTGCGCGCAATGGTTTCGATCGTTCTCCGGGTCAACCGTTATGACGTGGTCGAAGCGGAGAGCGGCGCGGCCGGCCTGAAGGCCTTCAGCGAAGATGTATTCGACGCGGCGATTGTCGACATTTTCCTGACCGATACCAGCGGTATGGACGTCATTGCCGCTATCCGGGAGCGGGCTCCCGAATTTCCGATCGTGGCGGTATCAGGCATGACGGCGCTGGATTTCATTGGCGAGGCGCCCGGTCTTGACGGCGTGATCTGCCTGCAAAAGCCGTTTCGGCCGAACGATTTGCTGCAAGCGCTCCGAAAGGCGCAGGGAGCGGGCGGCGAACTGTCCGCCGCCGTCTGA
- a CDS encoding PAS domain S-box protein: MTTQREVNVHAKNDRSTFLSMLPAAQSDRTAALAIVAISAILFALAVPFAGTPLTPVPAFVASYQSALAVSDIITAVLLLSQFSVLRSRALLLLSTGYLFTAAAAVTHCLTFPGLFAPAGLLGAGSQTTVWLYMIWHGGFPLFVLAYGWLKDDNGGGKIEGPTGRAIVLTILGVVAAMAVIAWIVTAQHDLLPVLLRDGRYTTVMIGVVSFVWSLSFAALVTLWLRKPHTVIDIWLMVTICAWLFDIALSAIVNVARYDLGFYAGRLYGLCAASFVLAVLLIENVRLQASTMGLVGRLREQSASERDYYSKRLALYGAVVESSNDAIITKSLDGIITGWNRAAERLFGYSAAEAIGKSIEMIVPEDRRAEVRSILNRVTTNESIAQHETVRVRKDGRPIDLVLNISPLKSATGEIIGVSKIAHDITEEKQSREKLHREIEERQRIFETSQDLILVTDGYGKFIQVSPSVKDILGYDPEDMIGHSATEFIHPDDLEKTRGEMRAARRGAVKRSFEARYYHYDGHEVTLNWMGTWSEPVKRHYFIGRDLTDKQAAEAQLRQVQKMDSIGQLTGGVAHDFNNVLTVITGTIGILSDAVADRPQLAAITKLIDDAAERGAQLTKHLLAFARKQPLQPREIDVNALVLEAAKLLHPTLGEQITIMPQLTEDAWPALIDPGQLSTAILNLALNARDAMPDGGTLVLETRNIFLDDGYASMNPDVVAGNYVMIAVSDTGSGIPAELLERVFDPFFTTKEVGKGTGLGLSMVFGFVKQSGGHIKIYSEEGHGTSVKIYLPRSTGVQETEYEALQNVPITGGDEKILIVEDDALVRQYVVTQVRSLGYTALEAANAAEALDIIDADKNIDLLFTDVIMPGSMNGRQLADEAARRRPDLKTLFTSGYTENAIVHHGRLDSGVLLLAKPYRKSELAKMLRTALAS; the protein is encoded by the coding sequence ATGACGACCCAGCGCGAGGTCAACGTGCACGCAAAGAACGACCGAAGCACATTCCTTTCGATGTTACCTGCCGCGCAGAGTGATCGCACCGCAGCATTGGCGATCGTCGCGATCTCCGCGATCCTGTTCGCGCTGGCAGTCCCGTTCGCAGGGACCCCGCTGACCCCGGTGCCAGCCTTCGTCGCCAGCTACCAATCCGCGCTCGCCGTCAGCGACATCATCACCGCAGTTCTGCTGCTGTCGCAATTCTCCGTCCTGCGCAGCCGCGCGCTGCTGCTGCTGTCGACCGGCTATCTGTTCACCGCAGCCGCGGCGGTGACCCACTGCCTCACCTTCCCCGGCCTGTTCGCACCGGCCGGGCTGCTGGGCGCCGGCTCACAGACCACAGTCTGGCTTTACATGATCTGGCACGGCGGGTTCCCGCTGTTCGTGCTGGCCTATGGATGGCTCAAGGATGACAACGGCGGCGGCAAGATCGAAGGACCGACTGGACGCGCGATCGTCCTGACCATCCTCGGCGTGGTGGCGGCGATGGCCGTCATCGCCTGGATCGTCACCGCGCAACATGATCTACTGCCGGTGCTGCTCAGGGACGGTCGCTACACCACCGTGATGATCGGCGTCGTGTCGTTCGTCTGGTCGTTGAGTTTCGCGGCACTGGTCACGCTGTGGCTCCGCAAGCCGCACACGGTGATCGACATCTGGCTCATGGTCACGATCTGCGCCTGGCTGTTCGATATCGCGCTGTCGGCGATCGTTAACGTCGCCCGGTACGACCTCGGCTTCTACGCCGGCCGTCTCTACGGGCTTTGCGCCGCGAGCTTCGTGCTCGCCGTGCTCTTGATCGAAAACGTTCGCCTCCAGGCGAGCACGATGGGACTTGTTGGCCGGCTACGCGAGCAATCGGCATCGGAACGCGACTACTACAGCAAACGCCTGGCGCTCTACGGCGCCGTCGTCGAGTCCTCCAACGATGCCATCATCACGAAATCCCTCGACGGCATCATCACGGGCTGGAACAGGGCCGCCGAGCGCCTGTTCGGCTATTCGGCCGCGGAGGCCATCGGCAAATCGATCGAGATGATCGTGCCGGAGGATCGCAGGGCCGAAGTCAGAAGTATCCTCAACCGCGTCACCACCAACGAATCGATCGCCCAGCACGAGACCGTCCGTGTGCGGAAGGACGGACGTCCGATCGATCTCGTGCTGAACATATCTCCGCTGAAATCAGCCACCGGCGAAATCATCGGCGTCTCCAAGATCGCCCACGACATCACCGAGGAGAAGCAGTCGCGGGAAAAGCTGCACCGGGAAATCGAGGAGCGCCAGCGCATCTTCGAGACCTCGCAAGACCTGATCCTGGTGACCGACGGTTACGGCAAGTTCATCCAGGTCAGCCCGAGCGTGAAGGATATCCTCGGCTACGACCCGGAGGACATGATCGGGCATAGCGCGACCGAGTTCATCCATCCTGATGATCTCGAGAAGACGCGGGGCGAGATGCGCGCAGCGCGACGTGGCGCGGTCAAGCGCAGCTTCGAGGCGCGCTATTATCACTATGACGGCCACGAGGTGACGCTGAACTGGATGGGCACATGGTCGGAGCCCGTCAAGCGCCATTATTTCATCGGCCGCGACCTCACCGACAAGCAGGCCGCAGAGGCCCAGCTCCGGCAGGTCCAGAAGATGGATTCGATCGGACAACTGACTGGAGGCGTCGCCCACGATTTCAACAACGTGCTCACCGTCATCACCGGCACGATCGGAATCCTATCGGACGCGGTCGCCGACCGGCCCCAGCTTGCCGCCATCACCAAGCTGATCGACGATGCCGCCGAACGCGGCGCACAGCTGACCAAGCACCTGCTTGCCTTCGCCCGCAAGCAGCCGCTCCAGCCGCGCGAGATCGACGTCAATGCGCTGGTGCTCGAAGCCGCCAAGCTGCTGCACCCGACGCTCGGCGAGCAGATCACCATCATGCCGCAGCTCACCGAGGATGCCTGGCCCGCACTGATCGATCCGGGCCAGCTCTCGACCGCGATCCTCAATCTCGCATTGAACGCGCGCGATGCCATGCCCGATGGCGGCACCCTGGTGCTGGAGACCCGCAACATCTTTCTCGACGACGGCTATGCCAGCATGAATCCCGATGTCGTGGCGGGCAATTACGTGATGATTGCGGTCAGCGACACCGGCTCAGGGATTCCGGCCGAGCTGCTCGAACGGGTGTTCGATCCCTTCTTCACCACCAAGGAGGTCGGCAAAGGCACGGGCCTCGGCCTCAGCATGGTTTTCGGTTTCGTCAAGCAGTCCGGCGGCCACATCAAGATCTACAGCGAGGAAGGCCACGGCACGAGCGTGAAGATCTACCTGCCGCGGTCCACCGGCGTGCAGGAGACCGAGTACGAGGCGCTGCAGAACGTGCCCATCACCGGCGGCGACGAGAAGATCCTGATCGTGGAGGATGACGCCCTGGTGCGGCAATATGTCGTGACCCAGGTCAGGAGCCTCGGCTACACCGCGCTCGAGGCGGCCAACGCCGCCGAAGCCCTCGACATCATCGATGCCGACAAGAACATCGACCTGCTCTTCACCGATGTCATCATGCCCGGCAGCATGAACGGCCGCCAGCTCGCCGACGAGGCGGCGCGGCGGCGCCCGGATCTGAAGACGCTGTTCACCTCGGGCTACACCGAGAACGCCATCGTCCATCACGGCCGGCTCGATTCCGGCGTGCTGCTGCTGGCCAAGCCCTACCGCAAGTCGGAGCTCGCCAAGATGCTCAGGACGGCGCTGGCGAGTTGA